The Algoriphagus sanaruensis genome window below encodes:
- a CDS encoding M28 family peptidase — translation MSIRPILVFRFFIILWFCNTTPSIGQKISSENLLAHLEFLASDELEGRKTLEAGNLKARQYIQNFLNKLEHAESIYPDYTHYFSFENSRTKKRYDDAANLIAYIPGSESKKIIVITAHYDHVGVGRANASGDSIYNGADDNASGTAALLEIASYFSKNRPKHAIMIAALDAEEMGLQGAKALVNDFPYELDQILLNINMDMIGRNDQNELYVSGTHYYPQFKDILGTTAQNHSINLRFGHDIPGTGADDWTKSSDHGAFFAKQVPHLYFGVEDHEDYHKPSDDISGIQADFFTHATNLILDCILAIDKKIEIK, via the coding sequence ATGTCAATTCGGCCCATTTTAGTCTTTAGGTTTTTCATAATTCTTTGGTTTTGCAACACGACTCCTTCGATAGGTCAAAAAATTTCTTCTGAAAACTTACTGGCTCACCTCGAGTTCTTAGCGTCTGATGAGCTTGAAGGAAGGAAAACACTCGAGGCTGGAAACTTAAAAGCCCGGCAGTACATTCAAAATTTTCTCAACAAGCTAGAACATGCCGAATCCATTTACCCGGATTACACACACTATTTTTCATTTGAAAACTCCCGAACCAAAAAGAGATACGATGATGCAGCAAATCTAATCGCCTATATACCGGGGAGCGAAAGCAAGAAAATTATCGTGATTACAGCCCACTATGATCATGTGGGCGTAGGAAGAGCAAATGCTTCGGGTGATTCGATTTATAACGGTGCAGATGATAATGCATCTGGCACTGCAGCTCTTTTGGAAATCGCATCTTATTTCTCGAAAAACAGGCCTAAACACGCCATTATGATTGCTGCCTTAGATGCAGAAGAAATGGGTCTGCAGGGAGCAAAGGCTTTGGTAAATGATTTTCCCTATGAATTGGATCAAATTCTGCTCAACATCAACATGGATATGATCGGAAGAAACGATCAAAATGAACTTTATGTGTCAGGAACACACTATTATCCGCAGTTCAAAGACATTTTAGGAACAACAGCCCAAAATCACAGCATCAATTTGAGATTCGGTCATGATATCCCCGGAACCGGCGCAGACGACTGGACTAAATCATCGGATCATGGCGCATTCTTCGCCAAACAAGTGCCTCACCTTTATTTTGGAGTTGAAGATCACGAAGATTATCACAAACCTTCTGATGATATTTCAGGGATTCAAGCAGATTTTTTTACCCATGCTACAAACCTAATTCTTGATTGTATTTTGGCTATTGATAAAAAAATTGAAATTAAATAA
- a CDS encoding DUF3857 domain-containing protein: protein MLNLLFGFLLSFPLIDLGDTVEVKKNAPIYSVLEEEKTVTVLADYTVKEVSEKTITVLSQEGLRHARVVLFYDNLVSIKDFELEMIEPLTGKTIKKARLRDMSDYASNSTSFLLDNRYKFYEPSSPRYPVIIKIRTEILKNNNFYYSDWYPINYLHQKVTKSSLDFVYPTELGLKFKEVNLEAKTKTEVADGITTNTWQVEDLEVLTPSYDQDKLPKLLLAPVKFSIGEFQGEMNDWAGLGMWQSKLNAGRGQLPEDFQQQILQMIQDLDTPYEKIEVLYEYLQRNFRYVSIQLGIGGWQTMTAQEVLENKYGDCKALTNLMKSMLEVAGIPSFYTLVYAGVDEEDIEVDLPSNQFNHVILQVPTDSGPIWLECTSTLNPPGYLGDFTSNRHVLVTTPEGGYLTKTPAYQEDHWNKILTKTNVTIDDQGGARIESTWTTSGDAAMRLREVNSVLDDREKRDYLNRNSAVAGLIVGEYAMEMGREDSLPTATIRYSGLIQRFTQGTSKRLILRPFLTRVSEGQLSGNILSREDSYTISLPENFELEGGDSQEISIEGSGYEGKLSISKSGKDLEIFREISIQLDREISEEQRTSLFKEINGKFDRTLTFLKSSLSSNSYE from the coding sequence ATGTTGAATTTACTTTTTGGATTCCTCCTATCCTTCCCTTTAATCGATTTAGGGGATACGGTGGAGGTGAAGAAAAATGCCCCAATTTATTCAGTTTTGGAAGAAGAGAAGACCGTAACTGTTTTAGCAGATTATACAGTCAAAGAGGTTTCAGAAAAAACGATTACAGTCCTAAGTCAGGAAGGGTTACGACATGCTAGGGTAGTACTTTTTTACGATAATTTGGTTTCGATCAAGGATTTTGAATTGGAAATGATTGAGCCACTTACCGGCAAGACAATCAAGAAAGCTCGACTCCGAGATATGTCAGATTACGCTTCCAATTCCACCAGTTTTCTGCTTGATAATCGGTATAAATTTTATGAACCCAGTTCCCCTAGATATCCTGTAATCATTAAAATCAGGACTGAAATCCTTAAAAACAACAATTTCTATTACAGCGATTGGTATCCAATCAATTATCTGCATCAAAAAGTGACCAAGTCAAGTCTAGATTTTGTCTATCCTACTGAATTAGGCTTGAAGTTTAAGGAGGTTAACCTTGAGGCGAAAACAAAAACAGAGGTTGCTGATGGAATCACGACGAACACTTGGCAAGTGGAGGATTTGGAGGTTTTGACACCTTCCTATGATCAGGACAAATTGCCAAAGCTACTTTTGGCTCCTGTGAAGTTCTCGATTGGGGAGTTTCAGGGAGAAATGAATGATTGGGCCGGTTTGGGGATGTGGCAGAGTAAACTCAATGCAGGAAGAGGGCAACTACCTGAGGATTTTCAACAGCAAATTCTCCAAATGATTCAAGATTTGGATACACCCTATGAAAAAATCGAAGTTCTTTATGAATACCTACAGCGAAATTTTCGCTACGTGAGTATTCAACTGGGAATTGGGGGTTGGCAAACCATGACGGCTCAAGAAGTTTTGGAAAATAAATATGGCGACTGCAAGGCCTTGACTAACCTCATGAAGTCTATGCTCGAAGTCGCTGGGATTCCTTCCTTTTACACGTTAGTGTATGCTGGTGTCGATGAGGAAGATATTGAGGTTGATTTACCTTCTAACCAGTTCAATCACGTAATCCTCCAAGTACCCACTGATTCTGGCCCCATTTGGTTGGAATGTACTTCTACCTTAAATCCTCCTGGCTATCTGGGTGACTTTACCAGTAACCGTCACGTCCTAGTTACCACTCCAGAGGGTGGGTACCTGACCAAAACACCAGCCTATCAAGAAGATCATTGGAATAAAATCCTTACCAAGACAAATGTTACCATCGATGATCAAGGAGGTGCAAGGATTGAATCGACATGGACTACCTCAGGAGATGCCGCTATGCGCTTAAGAGAGGTGAATTCTGTTTTAGATGATCGCGAAAAACGAGATTATCTCAATCGAAATTCTGCGGTGGCAGGACTTATTGTTGGGGAATACGCAATGGAAATGGGCAGAGAAGACTCACTTCCTACTGCCACTATCCGCTATTCTGGATTGATCCAGCGATTCACTCAAGGGACTTCTAAGCGGTTGATTCTAAGACCCTTTTTGACCCGGGTTAGTGAAGGACAACTTTCGGGAAATATCCTTTCTAGAGAAGATAGCTATACGATTTCCCTTCCAGAAAATTTTGAACTTGAGGGAGGAGACTCTCAGGAGATTTCAATTGAAGGCTCTGGATATGAAGGAAAGCTTTCTATCTCAAAATCAGGAAAGGATCTAGAAATTTTCCGAGAGATTTCAATTCAACTTGACAGGGAAATTTCCGAGGAACAAAGGACAAGCCTTTTCAAAGAAATCAATGGAAAATTTGACCGCACATTAACATTCTTAAAATCATCACTTAGTTCAAATTCGTATGAATAA
- a CDS encoding DUF3857 domain-containing protein, which produces MNKFFLALTLILGPSILFAQSNKMGDINPNEIALTEVPYEPGAAAVVLAAYGDSRFYSDILETNFFYRIKILTEAGKEEGDIRIRYYRGTSGVENISGIKAQLVNYVNGEANVTKLGKDNIFDVDLGEGYREVRITFPDVQVGSILEFSYKKGDKNLTFLDGWRFQRSIPTLFSRYQIIMIPQLEYKMIGQGENFFYKAKKEVNNGTYSWELRNLYSLKEEPYMKNYRDYEERVEFQLSKYQTAASNAGAEFKDVLNTWEVLGDEMIERYTVNGYYRSGALERELFALDLSKGTQREKAENAYYYLRDNFINEGEDYIYPDQSLNQLLKSKRGQPGELILAYMGILKSQGIVCDPILIGSKGYGRSELVQFPFLNQFDEILLLAELDGKPQFIDLSDPMAPFGFVDIDKHVKGGLLLQKDKSRLIPIELKHNSNNIVSSTVELNQETGELVIKNSLRSYNYAGLSIAKAAERLRKAEKPMEDLFTYSRETMEVRNVELENLLEEKNYLNANFEMVMPNAAELDILAFNPLRISSFAQNPFTQEYRVFPVDFEYPFSELYTANVVIPEGYELDDYPTSESITIPGGLIGFNYSVEKIGEILKVTAKLDVRASLIPVGAYADLKFFMETVSSKLTAPIVLKKKVANP; this is translated from the coding sequence ATGAATAAATTCTTTTTGGCACTTACACTTATACTAGGGCCAAGTATTCTTTTCGCTCAATCCAATAAAATGGGCGACATCAATCCCAATGAAATAGCACTGACAGAAGTCCCGTATGAACCAGGAGCTGCGGCGGTTGTCTTGGCGGCTTATGGAGACTCTCGGTTTTACAGTGATATCCTTGAGACCAATTTTTTTTACCGAATCAAAATTTTGACTGAAGCCGGAAAGGAAGAAGGCGATATTAGAATTCGCTATTACAGAGGGACTTCAGGTGTAGAAAATATCTCCGGAATAAAGGCCCAACTGGTCAATTATGTCAATGGTGAGGCTAATGTCACTAAGCTTGGAAAGGACAATATCTTTGATGTAGACTTGGGAGAAGGCTATCGAGAAGTTCGAATTACCTTTCCAGATGTTCAAGTAGGATCTATCTTGGAGTTTTCTTATAAGAAGGGAGATAAGAATCTAACCTTCTTAGATGGGTGGAGATTCCAACGATCCATTCCCACATTGTTCTCTAGATACCAGATCATCATGATCCCACAATTGGAGTATAAAATGATCGGTCAGGGGGAAAACTTTTTCTATAAAGCTAAAAAGGAGGTCAATAATGGCACATATTCTTGGGAATTACGGAATCTCTATTCGCTAAAAGAAGAACCCTACATGAAAAACTACCGCGATTATGAAGAGCGTGTGGAATTTCAGTTATCTAAATATCAGACAGCAGCTTCCAATGCAGGCGCGGAATTTAAAGATGTACTCAATACATGGGAAGTTCTTGGGGATGAAATGATCGAGCGATATACCGTGAATGGTTATTACCGTTCTGGGGCCTTGGAGCGAGAACTTTTTGCCTTAGATCTATCCAAAGGTACCCAAAGAGAAAAAGCAGAAAACGCCTACTATTATCTTCGAGATAATTTTATCAATGAAGGGGAGGACTACATCTATCCAGATCAAAGCCTAAACCAATTATTAAAGTCCAAGCGAGGCCAACCCGGAGAATTGATTTTGGCTTATATGGGAATCTTAAAATCACAAGGCATTGTCTGTGATCCAATCCTCATCGGAAGCAAAGGTTACGGCAGAAGCGAATTGGTTCAGTTTCCATTTTTAAACCAATTTGATGAAATTTTATTGTTAGCTGAACTTGATGGGAAGCCACAGTTTATTGATTTGAGTGATCCTATGGCACCATTTGGGTTTGTGGATATTGATAAGCATGTCAAGGGAGGGCTTCTATTACAAAAGGATAAAAGCAGGCTTATCCCGATCGAATTAAAGCACAATTCGAATAATATCGTTTCTTCTACGGTGGAGTTAAACCAAGAAACTGGCGAGCTTGTAATAAAAAATAGCCTAAGAAGTTACAATTATGCGGGGCTGAGTATTGCAAAGGCTGCAGAGCGATTGCGAAAAGCAGAAAAACCGATGGAGGATTTATTCACGTATTCCAGGGAAACCATGGAAGTGCGAAATGTGGAATTGGAAAACTTGCTAGAGGAGAAAAACTACCTAAATGCGAATTTTGAAATGGTGATGCCAAATGCGGCAGAATTAGACATTTTAGCTTTTAACCCCTTGAGGATTTCTTCTTTTGCTCAAAATCCATTTACACAGGAGTACCGTGTTTTTCCAGTTGATTTTGAATATCCGTTTAGCGAATTATATACGGCAAATGTTGTAATTCCTGAGGGGTATGAACTGGATGACTATCCGACTAGCGAAAGCATTACTATACCGGGGGGATTAATTGGTTTTAACTATTCTGTTGAAAAGATCGGTGAAATCCTCAAAGTGACAGCAAAGCTTGATGTCAGAGCGAGTTTAATCCCTGTGGGTGCTTATGCTGACCTGAAATTCTTCATGGAAACAGTTTCTTCTAAATTAACAGCGCCAATTGTTTTGAAAAAAAAGGTTGCTAATCCATAA
- a CDS encoding NTPase: MKFISLVFLFSILSFNLKAQGNLPESYLEGKSVVLISSDPSARPAMEWRSLADSIHPYLVESGGDPVGYFELEQISLSEATLAEFATALAQRKVKNVVFVTRQKNACQVHIGPFSGDAKVVSTTSIFGIKASDWKSAGLQLEGIGKQKQSKNLLVIDVAEFPLLNSTSNSGGAVGSLDFLPRNPLNLDVFKLGIPLEGTSAETGMVSFFRYDLLGKTQEAILAEQATQKSQIQEIISQVYPHQVEWLTESRPAQELIRERVQFLLVKVEGRQADLMKSMGFDPLGGEEGSQTVVKYYIKLLVRDELYIGPVWDAHPDWRVALRQFLENLKK; this comes from the coding sequence ATGAAATTTATCTCCCTTGTTTTTCTTTTTTCTATTCTTTCTTTCAATCTAAAAGCACAGGGTAATTTGCCAGAAAGTTATTTAGAGGGGAAGTCAGTTGTTTTGATCTCTTCTGATCCATCCGCCAGACCCGCTATGGAGTGGAGATCATTAGCAGATAGCATTCATCCCTACTTAGTAGAATCTGGAGGAGATCCAGTTGGTTATTTTGAGCTGGAGCAGATTTCTCTTTCGGAGGCTACCTTGGCGGAATTTGCTACTGCTCTTGCGCAGCGGAAGGTGAAAAATGTAGTATTTGTGACGCGGCAAAAAAATGCTTGTCAAGTTCATATTGGTCCATTTAGTGGGGATGCCAAAGTGGTATCTACAACTTCCATTTTTGGAATTAAGGCTTCGGATTGGAAATCTGCCGGATTACAACTTGAAGGAATAGGAAAGCAAAAGCAAAGTAAAAATTTGTTGGTGATTGATGTTGCTGAATTTCCCCTTCTAAACTCAACTTCTAACTCTGGTGGGGCTGTAGGATCTTTAGACTTTTTGCCCAGAAACCCATTAAACTTGGATGTTTTTAAGCTTGGGATTCCTTTGGAGGGTACATCTGCGGAAACTGGGATGGTAAGTTTTTTTCGTTATGATCTTCTTGGTAAAACCCAAGAGGCAATATTAGCTGAACAGGCAACGCAAAAATCCCAGATTCAGGAAATAATCAGTCAAGTTTACCCCCATCAAGTGGAATGGTTGACCGAATCGAGACCCGCTCAAGAATTGATCCGTGAGAGAGTTCAGTTTTTATTGGTGAAGGTCGAGGGACGTCAAGCAGATTTAATGAAAAGTATGGGATTTGATCCTCTTGGTGGAGAAGAGGGAAGTCAGACGGTCGTTAAATATTATATCAAACTTTTGGTTCGTGATGAACTTTATATCGGTCCCGTTTGGGATGCTCATCCAGATTGGAGAGTCGCGTTACGTCAATTTTTGGAGAACTTGAAAAAATAA
- a CDS encoding tRNA threonylcarbamoyladenosine dehydratase produces MSEFAWLSRTELIVGREGLEKLAGKHVLVVGLGGVGSFAAEFIARSGVGEMTIIDGDTVDISNVNRQLPATQLNVGQSKAEWMEQRLSAINPNMKLHVIKEFLKPEPMTELLKNNEYDYVVDCIDSFTPKLHLIEGAFRRGFPLVSSMGAGGKVDPTKIQVVQLENTYECKLAQKVRKKLRKRGIHGGFKAVFSTERVIKESLMLTDGSNYKKSAYGTMSFLPAAFGCACAATVVNDLLAS; encoded by the coding sequence ATGAGTGAATTTGCTTGGCTAAGCCGGACAGAATTGATTGTCGGAAGAGAAGGCCTTGAAAAGTTAGCGGGTAAGCATGTACTTGTAGTTGGACTGGGTGGTGTGGGTTCGTTTGCCGCCGAATTTATTGCCAGATCTGGAGTAGGGGAAATGACGATTATTGACGGGGATACCGTGGATATATCAAACGTCAACAGACAGCTGCCAGCTACTCAACTAAATGTTGGACAATCCAAAGCTGAATGGATGGAGCAACGGCTTTCAGCTATCAATCCCAATATGAAGCTTCATGTGATCAAGGAATTTTTGAAGCCTGAACCCATGACTGAGCTCCTAAAAAATAATGAATATGACTATGTGGTGGATTGTATCGATAGCTTTACTCCCAAGCTTCATTTAATAGAAGGTGCTTTTCGAAGAGGATTTCCATTGGTAAGTTCCATGGGTGCAGGAGGGAAAGTTGATCCTACCAAAATTCAAGTGGTACAATTAGAAAACACCTATGAATGTAAACTGGCGCAAAAAGTCCGTAAAAAACTTAGAAAAAGAGGGATTCATGGAGGCTTTAAGGCAGTGTTTTCTACTGAGCGTGTGATCAAGGAAAGTTTGATGCTCACTGATGGAAGTAATTATAAAAAATCAGCCTACGGGACGATGTCCTTTTTACCTGCTGCATTTGGTTGTGCTTGCGCGGCTACCGTAGTAAATGACCTGCTAGCGTCCTGA
- a CDS encoding chloride channel protein → MSNQTFILILSGLVGIGSGLAAVILKQTVHGIQHFLTEDFYKEYANFLYIIYPLIGISIAYLIGKFILKDVGGHGIPDILFNISKKSSLIPRVKMYSRVITSAFTVGFGGSVGLEAPMVVTGSAIGSNTGVLMHLNSKKRSLLIGCGAAGAISAIFGAPIGAVIFAIEVILMEISTASFIPLLIASVMGSITSLLLIGKESLFNFQIEESFQAIHMPHYLLLGIICGMVSLYFSKMVQSTEQVMEDMGDQWMRLLYGGAFLGFMVFFFPPIYGEGYDTLNLLIEGNSGQILDKSPFFSQLENPYLIFGFLVIVILLKPIASAVTIGAGGSGGIFAPSLYVGGLVGFAFAYFYNLFDLPYHLPMAHFTLVAMCGVMAGVQHSPLSAIFLIAEITGGYELFIPLMFVSAISSSTATYFQKDSLYKLQLKAQGKQLPESKDQELLDAISIENVIEKDLLPIDPESKLKDLINLVKISKRNIFPVVDQEGILRGIITLDDIRDIMFDAEKQDSIMVKQLMHSPPEILLDTENMQSAMEKFEKSGAWNLPVIQNGRYLGFVSKSRIFNTYRNRLLRQKLQ, encoded by the coding sequence ATGAGCAACCAGACCTTTATCCTAATCCTGAGTGGATTAGTAGGAATAGGTTCTGGATTGGCAGCAGTGATCCTCAAGCAAACTGTACATGGTATCCAGCATTTTTTGACAGAGGATTTTTATAAGGAATACGCCAATTTCCTCTATATCATTTATCCTTTGATTGGAATATCCATCGCTTATCTGATTGGGAAATTTATCCTCAAGGATGTGGGAGGTCACGGAATTCCAGATATACTTTTCAATATTTCCAAAAAGTCTAGCCTAATCCCCAGAGTAAAAATGTACAGTCGGGTGATCACTTCGGCATTTACAGTCGGCTTTGGAGGATCAGTTGGATTGGAAGCCCCAATGGTCGTCACTGGATCTGCTATCGGATCCAACACAGGAGTTCTCATGCATCTGAACTCAAAAAAAAGAAGTCTATTGATAGGATGCGGAGCGGCAGGAGCTATCTCAGCGATATTTGGCGCTCCGATTGGTGCAGTAATTTTTGCAATAGAGGTCATTTTAATGGAAATCAGCACGGCTAGTTTCATTCCCTTGCTGATTGCCTCTGTGATGGGCTCAATTACTTCCTTATTGCTTATTGGTAAAGAGTCCTTATTCAATTTTCAAATTGAAGAATCTTTCCAGGCGATCCACATGCCTCATTATTTGCTTTTAGGTATAATCTGTGGAATGGTCTCCCTGTATTTTAGTAAAATGGTCCAGTCCACAGAACAGGTGATGGAGGATATGGGAGATCAGTGGATGCGGCTCTTGTATGGTGGAGCATTTTTAGGGTTTATGGTGTTCTTTTTCCCTCCGATTTATGGAGAAGGCTATGACACACTTAACCTATTGATCGAAGGAAATTCAGGTCAAATCCTAGATAAAAGTCCTTTTTTCTCCCAACTCGAAAACCCTTATTTGATTTTTGGATTCTTGGTAATCGTCATTTTACTAAAACCGATTGCCTCGGCAGTCACAATTGGTGCAGGCGGGAGCGGTGGAATATTCGCTCCATCTTTATACGTTGGTGGACTCGTAGGTTTTGCCTTTGCTTATTTTTACAATTTATTTGACCTCCCCTATCATTTACCCATGGCTCATTTTACTTTGGTGGCCATGTGCGGAGTAATGGCTGGTGTTCAGCATTCTCCCTTATCTGCGATATTCTTGATCGCAGAGATTACGGGAGGCTATGAATTGTTTATTCCTTTAATGTTTGTCTCGGCGATTTCTTCATCGACGGCAACTTATTTTCAAAAAGATAGCTTGTATAAGCTTCAATTGAAGGCACAAGGGAAACAACTTCCCGAATCCAAAGACCAAGAACTTTTGGATGCGATTTCTATAGAAAATGTCATCGAAAAAGACCTGCTTCCCATCGATCCAGAGTCAAAACTGAAGGATCTAATCAACTTGGTTAAAATCTCCAAGCGAAATATTTTCCCAGTGGTGGATCAAGAGGGAATCCTCAGAGGGATTATTACCCTTGATGATATCAGAGATATTATGTTTGATGCTGAAAAGCAAGATTCAATCATGGTCAAGCAGCTGATGCACAGTCCTCCAGAAATCTTATTGGATACCGAAAATATGCAATCTGCGATGGAAAAATTTGAAAAATCGGGTGCTTGGAATCTACCTGTAATTCAAAATGGGAGGTATTTAGGCTTCGTTTCTAAATCGAGAATTTTCAATACTTATAGAAATAGACTGCTTCGACAAAAGCTCCAATAA
- a CDS encoding class I SAM-dependent methyltransferase, with the protein MNYLHGYQDKEQARLLEQSGILASLIYEKIDFSGCHHILELGSGVGAQTKILLDLFPNLQITCVDIEQKQLIKAKENLREYEGRVRFECQDIHYPKFDQIFDGLFICWTLEHLANPSQVLFRIKPFLDFGAKVFITEVFNASFYFYPKLQGLLQYYEAYNSHQKELGGNPDIGIHLGNLLNTAGFQQIEIRNGGFLCDQRDGERLKNFCLYWKTLMKSAEDSLLKSDKVTPEIVLQMERDLDSLSDDENAVFFYQFAQAKAIN; encoded by the coding sequence ATGAACTATCTGCATGGCTATCAGGATAAAGAACAAGCTAGACTTTTAGAACAGTCTGGAATTTTGGCATCCTTGATTTATGAAAAAATTGATTTTTCGGGATGCCATCATATTCTAGAATTAGGTTCTGGAGTAGGTGCTCAGACCAAAATTCTCCTTGACCTGTTTCCAAACTTACAGATCACTTGTGTGGATATAGAGCAGAAACAGTTGATAAAAGCGAAAGAAAACCTACGAGAATACGAAGGTCGAGTACGATTTGAATGTCAGGATATCCATTATCCTAAATTCGATCAAATTTTTGATGGCTTATTTATTTGCTGGACTTTGGAGCATTTAGCGAATCCTTCCCAAGTTCTCTTCCGGATTAAGCCTTTTTTGGATTTTGGTGCAAAAGTTTTTATTACCGAAGTATTTAACGCTAGCTTTTATTTTTATCCAAAACTTCAAGGTCTTCTTCAGTATTACGAGGCTTATAATTCTCATCAGAAGGAACTAGGCGGAAATCCAGATATCGGTATCCACCTTGGAAACCTGTTAAATACTGCAGGATTTCAACAGATTGAAATTCGAAATGGAGGATTCCTTTGTGATCAAAGGGATGGTGAACGACTCAAAAACTTCTGTTTGTATTGGAAAACGCTAATGAAAAGTGCCGAAGATTCTTTGTTAAAATCGGATAAGGTGACTCCAGAAATAGTGCTCCAAATGGAAAGAGATTTGGATTCGTTGTCGGATGATGAAAATGCAGTTTTTTTCTATCAATTTGCACAGGCAAAAGCAATCAATTAG
- a CDS encoding MaoC family dehydratase: MNPIAIGSFEDFEKYNGLELGASDYFRITQGQINLFADATIDHQWIHTDPERAKNEGGFGSTIAHGYLTLSLVPHLWEQIVQVQNLKMMINYGIESLRFAQAVTVDSEVRLVAKLKNVANLRGTVKAEVEVKLEIKDQKKPAFTGVLVFLYHFH; encoded by the coding sequence ATGAATCCTATTGCAATCGGAAGTTTTGAAGATTTTGAAAAATACAATGGTTTGGAGCTTGGGGCCTCAGATTATTTCAGAATTACCCAAGGTCAAATCAATCTTTTTGCCGATGCTACCATTGATCATCAATGGATTCATACTGATCCTGAAAGAGCCAAAAACGAAGGTGGATTTGGATCTACTATCGCACACGGGTATTTGACCCTTAGCCTCGTTCCTCATTTGTGGGAGCAAATCGTTCAGGTACAAAATCTCAAAATGATGATCAATTACGGGATCGAAAGCCTTCGATTTGCACAGGCCGTAACCGTGGATAGTGAGGTACGACTAGTTGCCAAATTGAAAAATGTAGCTAATCTGAGAGGAACAGTAAAAGCTGAAGTGGAAGTAAAACTTGAAATTAAGGATCAAAAAAAGCCGGCATTCACCGGCGTTCTTGTATTTCTATATCACTTCCATTAA
- the mtgA gene encoding monofunctional biosynthetic peptidoglycan transglycosylase, producing the protein MKIIRWIGKLIFKITLWFLGLSIGLVILYRFVPVPITPLMVIRLVEQGLDPEKELRLYKDWEPITNISKHAAQAVVAAEDQKFLDHRGFDFEAMEKAWEGNKKGKRIKGASTITQQTVKNVFLWPDRSYVRKALEAYFTVLVEVIWSKERIMEVYLNVIEMGDGIYGIEAAAQTYFKRPASKLSRSQAAVIAAVLPNPRRWNPARPTGYIKGRQSWILRQMNNLEPVGFGI; encoded by the coding sequence ATGAAGATTATTCGTTGGATTGGGAAACTCATTTTCAAGATTACCCTTTGGTTTTTAGGGTTATCGATCGGATTGGTTATTCTTTACCGATTTGTACCGGTGCCGATCACTCCTTTGATGGTTATCCGCTTGGTCGAGCAGGGATTGGATCCAGAAAAAGAGTTAAGACTGTATAAAGATTGGGAGCCAATCACGAATATTTCAAAACATGCTGCACAAGCAGTGGTAGCTGCTGAGGATCAAAAGTTCCTTGACCATCGGGGCTTTGATTTTGAGGCGATGGAAAAAGCATGGGAAGGAAATAAGAAAGGAAAGCGAATCAAAGGCGCAAGTACGATTACCCAGCAAACCGTAAAAAATGTATTCCTTTGGCCAGATAGAAGTTATGTGAGAAAAGCTTTAGAAGCCTATTTTACGGTTTTGGTTGAAGTTATTTGGTCCAAAGAGCGAATTATGGAAGTTTACCTCAATGTCATCGAAATGGGGGATGGTATTTATGGGATTGAGGCTGCAGCGCAAACTTACTTCAAACGGCCTGCTTCAAAACTTTCCCGTAGTCAAGCGGCTGTGATTGCTGCAGTTTTACCAAATCCAAGACGATGGAATCCAGCAAGACCAACTGGCTATATTAAAGGAAGACAATCTTGGATTTTGCGGCAAATGAACAATTTGGAGCCAGTTGGTTTTGGGATTTAA
- a CDS encoding TatD family hydrolase encodes MHLWDFHTHQIQAHCTIYNGLLGSIPENGQISLGIHPWKVSVHWQDELRDIQTISKSDTRVIAIGEVGFDRIKGPEIALQKAAFYAQARWALSMGLPLILHCVKGHDLLLEYLKHEKDLPAIIWHGWNLKPELALPLLEYPVFFSFGRHILEKDSNAQKWLKSCPLDRIYLETDESQIPISSIYQEASLILGLSLEQLSAQLIMNWNRISKRKIS; translated from the coding sequence ATGCATCTTTGGGATTTTCATACGCATCAAATCCAAGCCCATTGCACCATTTATAATGGTTTGCTAGGCAGTATTCCCGAAAACGGTCAGATTTCTTTGGGTATCCACCCTTGGAAAGTAAGTGTTCATTGGCAAGATGAACTTCGGGATATTCAAACTATCTCCAAATCGGATACACGAGTAATTGCTATTGGGGAAGTCGGATTTGATCGGATCAAAGGACCCGAGATTGCTCTTCAAAAAGCGGCATTTTATGCCCAAGCAAGATGGGCCCTAAGTATGGGTTTGCCACTTATTCTTCATTGCGTAAAAGGGCATGATCTGCTCCTGGAATACTTAAAACACGAAAAAGATCTGCCTGCAATTATTTGGCATGGATGGAATTTGAAGCCTGAATTAGCGCTTCCATTACTAGAATACCCGGTCTTTTTTTCTTTTGGGCGGCATATCCTTGAAAAAGATAGCAATGCTCAAAAATGGCTTAAATCCTGTCCTTTAGATCGAATTTATTTAGAAACAGATGAATCGCAGATCCCAATTAGTTCCATTTATCAAGAGGCATCTCTAATTTTGGGGCTTTCTTTAGAACAATTGAGCGCTCAGCTCATTATGAATTGGAACCGAATTTCGAAACGTAAAATTTCATGA